The Ictidomys tridecemlineatus isolate mIctTri1 chromosome 6, mIctTri1.hap1, whole genome shotgun sequence genome includes a region encoding these proteins:
- the Tnfrsf19 gene encoding tumor necrosis factor receptor superfamily member 19 isoform X3 — MECVPCGDPPPPYEPHCTSKVNLVKIASTASSPRDTALAAVICSALATVLLALLILCVIYCKRQFMEKKPSWSLRPQDIQYNGSELSCFDRPQLSEYAHRACCQCHQDSAQTYGPVHLIPSLCCDEACGTDRPALGCGVHSRATLPERNAVPVGETMPTFFGSLSRSLCGEFSDAWPLMQNPMGGDDISFCDSYPELNGEEIDSLNPENKSSTSLESNSCQDLVGGAVSIQAHSGNFTETADLSRYKETEAESALTQEALSTGSQLDPEGGDTVHPTTPTSLQEA, encoded by the exons GTACCAGTAAGGTCAACCTTGTGAAGATCGCGTCCACGGCTTCCAGCCCTCGGGACACAGCCCTAGCTGCGGTCATCTGCAGTGCTCTGGCCACTGTGCTGCTCGCCCTCCTCATCCTGTGTGTCATCTACTGTAAGAGACAGTTCATGGAGAAGAAACCCAGTT GGTCTCTGAGACCACAGGATATTCAGTACAATGGCTCTGAACTGTCCTGCTTTGACAGACCTCAGCTCAGCGAATACGCTCACAGAGCATGTTGCCAGTGCCACCAGGATTCTGCCCAGACCTACG GGCCTGTCCACTTGATCCCGTCCTTGTGCTGTGATGAGGCCTGCGGCACTGACCGGCCAGCGCTTGGTTGTGGGGTGCATTCCAGGGCCACCCTTCCAGAGAG AAACGCAGTTCCAGTGGGGGAGACCATGCCAACTTTCTTCGGGTCCCTTTCAAGGTCCCTGTGTGGCGAGTTTTCCGACGCCTGGCCTCTGATGCAGAATCCCATGGGTGGCGACGACATCTCTTTTTGTGATTCTTACCCTGAACTCAATGGAGAAGAAATTGATTCTCTCAATCCAGAAAACAAAAGCTCAACATCTTTGGAGTCAAACAGTTGCCAAGATCTGGTTGGTGGAGCTGTTTCAATTCAAGCTCATTCTGGAAACTTCACAGAAACTGCTGATTTATCTAGATAcaaggagacagaggcagagtcAGCGCTAACTCAGGAAGCACTAAGTACTGGAAGCCAGCTGGATCCGGAGGGTGGAGATACTGTGCACCCCACCACTCCCACATCCCTCCAG GAAGCCTAA